The genomic window GATCTGCGCGAAGGTCTGCCCCGTGAACGCCATCTCGGGCGAGCCGAAGTCGAAGCACGCAGTCGACCGCGACAAGTGCGTCGGGTGCGGACTCTGCGCCCCGAAGTGCCCCAAGAAGGCGATCCGCATGCTCGGAGCCCTCTCCTACACCAGGGAAGGGGCCTAGGATGGCGGGCGGGGATCTCAGGAGCCTCCCCGCGGTCAACGACCTGATCGAACTCATCTCGCAGAGCGTCCCCGGCATCCCCCACGCAATGGCCAGGCGGGCCGCGAGAACTTCGCTCGACCGCGCCAGGGCCGCGATCAGGGACGGCGCAGAGCAGTCGAGGGACGTGCGCGCCGACGCGGTGGAGGAGGCCCTTTCGCTCACCCGCACGAGCCTCGGCCCGGTGATCAACGCCACAGGCATCGTGCTCCACACCGCATTCGGGCGGGCCGCCCTGCCCCCCGCGGCCGTGGAAGCCCTCCAGTCGGCCGCGAAGGGCTTCTGCAGCCTGCAGTGGGACTGGGAGGCCGGTGCGCGGGGCGACCGCGACGCCCACGTCGAAGGCCTGATCTGCGAACTGACCGGCGCCGAGGCCGCCACCGTCGTGAACAACAACGCGGGGGCGACCCTCCTCTCGCTGGCCGCCCTCGCCCAGGGCCGCGAGGTCGTGGTGTCGAGGGGCCAGCTCGTCGAGATAGGCGGGTCCTTCAGGATACCCGACGTAATGAGGCAGAGCGGTGCTGTGATGCGCGAGGTGGGCTGCACCAACCGCACTCATCTCCGCGACTACAAGGCCGCGATAACCCCTGCCACCGCACTCCTCCTCCGGGTCCACCCCTCCAACTACCGCATCAGGGGCTTCTCCTCGGAGGTGGCACTGGAGGATCTCGTCGCACTCGGAGCCGGATCGGGCATCCCGGTCATGGACGACCTGGGGGCCGGCTCCCTCGTCGATCTCTCGCTTTTCGGCCTTCCCCAGGAGCCCACCGTACCCATGAGCATCAGAGCGGGCGCCGCCATCGTGACGAGCTCGGGCGACAAGCTCATCGGGGGCCCGCAGGCGGGGATAATCGCCGGCAGCAGGGACCTGGTGTCGATCGTGAGGAAGCATCCCCTCGCGCGGGCCCTCCGGGTATGCAAGCTCACACTCGCGGCCCTCGAGGCAACTCTCAAGGTCTTCCTCGAGGACCCGGAATACATCGCCATGCACCATCCCGTCTACTCGATGCTCTCGGCCGACCTCGAGAAGCTGGGCGAGGCCTCCAGGGCCCTCCTCGACAGGCTGCATCTTCCATCGGGATGCTCCGCGTCGGAATCCGCGATGGACAGCTTCGTCGGCAGCGGGGCCCTGCCCGACTCGGCCATCCCCTCGCGCGGGATCGTCATCGATTCGC from Candidatus Fermentibacter sp. includes these protein-coding regions:
- the selA gene encoding L-seryl-tRNA(Sec) selenium transferase, producing the protein MAGGDLRSLPAVNDLIELISQSVPGIPHAMARRAARTSLDRARAAIRDGAEQSRDVRADAVEEALSLTRTSLGPVINATGIVLHTAFGRAALPPAAVEALQSAAKGFCSLQWDWEAGARGDRDAHVEGLICELTGAEAATVVNNNAGATLLSLAALAQGREVVVSRGQLVEIGGSFRIPDVMRQSGAVMREVGCTNRTHLRDYKAAITPATALLLRVHPSNYRIRGFSSEVALEDLVALGAGSGIPVMDDLGAGSLVDLSLFGLPQEPTVPMSIRAGAAIVTSSGDKLIGGPQAGIIAGSRDLVSIVRKHPLARALRVCKLTLAALEATLKVFLEDPEYIAMHHPVYSMLSADLEKLGEASRALLDRLHLPSGCSASESAMDSFVGSGALPDSAIPSRGIVIDSPDCGALAAILRRRSPAVACRLENGRLLLDLRTVFPDEREALARMLDEAAGALWG